One stretch of Mastomys coucha isolate ucsf_1 unplaced genomic scaffold, UCSF_Mcou_1 pScaffold12, whole genome shotgun sequence DNA includes these proteins:
- the LOC116086550 gene encoding keratin-associated protein 13-1-like: MTYSCCSGSFSSRSYRGQLCYPSSCGSSFPCQLTHSTNFCSPTNCHLGSSFGHGCHQNCFQPIRCQTSHVVRSSCQHPCYRPSVSSFCSPCRTTYAGSCSFGSNSCHSLGYGSRSISTSGCGSGGFRPVSYGVRGYPSFGYGSGFCHPTYVTSRNFQSSCHRPTCGSTIWRSSC; this comes from the coding sequence ATGACCTACAGCTGCTGTTCTGGAAGCTTCTCCTCTAGATCCTACAGAGGTCAACTATGCTACCCCTCCTCCTGTGGCTCTTCCTTCCCATGCCAACTGACCCACAGCACTAACTTCTGCTCTCCCACAAACTGCCATCTGGGTTCTTCTTTCGGCCATGGCTGTCATCAGAACTGCTTCCAGCCCATCAGATGCCAGACTTCCCATGTGGTGCGCAGCTCCTGCCAGCATCCTTGCTACCGTCCAAGTGTGTCCAGCTTCTGCAGCCCTTGTAGGACCACATATGCTGGCTCTTGTAGTTTTGGATCCAACAgctgccattccctgggctatGGGTCAAGGAGCATCTCCACTTCAGGCTGTGGCTCCGGAGGCTTTAGACCTGTGAGTTATGGAGTGCGTGGCTATCCTTCCTTTGGTTATGGATCTGGATTCTGTCACCCAACCTATGTGACTTCTAGAAACTTCCAGTCTTCTTGTCACAGACCCACCTGTGGATCAACCATCTGGAGATCAAGTTGTTGA